The Leptospira koniambonensis region TGGATCACCATCCAGAAATTTTACTTTCGTATAGTTCCGTTAGAGTGGAACTATACACCCACTATCTAATGGGCTTATCCAGCTTCGATTTGCACTTCGCCATCTCTGCCGAAAATCTCTTAAATAATCTCTAATATAATAACTAAATTCTGAGTCTTTATGCGATTTTTGGTCCATGAGGGTCTTTTCCTCTAATTCTAAAATTGGATTTTCCTAATTGATATTCAAAGATCCATAATTCTCTGAAGAAAACCTTCGAATCAAAGTTTGCATGTATTGCAGCTTTCACTTGCCAGATTATCTTTTCTACCTTTGAAAAACCTTTTGATTTATATTCTTCTAGTAGCATTACAAATAAATAGCACATAGAAACTCCATGACTAATGGCGAGACTTCTAAGTTGTGTCCAATCTTCTGCTTTTGGCCTAAAGTTGAACTTTATATATTTCTTTTCTTTCGATCCTCCGAGAGTATTCTGATATTTGGTATATATGGATACGGAATTAATACGTTTGTTCGAATGGAAACTTCTTCGTTGGCTTGAAAGTGCCTTTCTTAGTAAATAGTTGATTCCTTGTTTCCGAACATATTTCGCAAGGTGCGGCGGGATCAGAAGAGTGGAGACTTTCCGTTTCTTTGTAATTATATTTTCTAGAGATATGTTCTGAGAAAAGGAGCGGTGAAAGGTAGGCTTTAATGTTTCCATATAGGAAACGGGTCTTAAACTGATGAAAGGGAGTAAATTTTTTGCCGAAGATTGTGATTTATTTGAGAAGGAACTCCTCAGGAATCCGCTCTTAAAGTTGTCTAAGAACGGATTTTCAGGTATCTGAAGATGAAAGGACTAATCTACAATTACGATTCCCTCGTAATTATCAGTAAATCTATAACCAATTCCCCAAATTGTCTCTATCCACTCAGGTTGCGCTGAATTCTTTTCCAACTTGGATCGAATTCTTTTGATATGAGAGTCTATCATTCTTTCGAATCCATCCCATTCCATTCCCCAAACTGCTTCTAAGATCATTTCTCTCGAGAAAACTTTGCCGGGAGAAGTTGCCATTAGTTGTAGAATATCAAATTCTTTTCTGGAAATGTTTATTACTTGATCTTTCAATGTGACTCTGCGTCTAACTGGATCAATTTTCAAAGAGCCTCTGATAATTTCTCCGCCACTTCCGATATTAGGTTTGATTCCCGCTTTTTTGTCCCAGCGACGAAAGAATACATCTACTCTGGTTTTTAATTCTCGTACGGAAAAAGGCTTTGTGATATAATCATCCGCACCCAATTCGAGTCCCATGATTCTATCAATTTCTTCATTTCGGGCAGTAACTATAAAAATAGGAGTATTCTCATCCGATCTTCGAACTGTTCTGCATACATCCATTCCGTCAATATCAGGTAAGGAAAGATCTAAAATTAAGAGGTCAGGGTGGTTAGCCTTATAGTATTTAAGGCCTTCTTCGCCAGAAGTTTGAATAGTGGTTCGGTAATGAGCTGAATCCAGTGACTTTCGTATTAAATTCCCGATGTCCGGATCATCTTCAATTACCAGAATATTCTTCATAAGCGCCTCAGGTGTATTGGATGTTAAATTTAACCTCATTACAACATATTATTCCCACCAAAATTGTAACATAGCAAAAAATGAGATTTTAAATGTATTGATTGGAAAACAAAAATTCGAAAAATGCTATATGTTTGGCGTTTTTGAAGGGTTTGCTGTTTATCTTTAATGGCATTTCTGGAGAATTCTTATTTCTTAATGTGAAAAGTCTGGTTTTGGACAGTTTATGAAATATAGTAATCCTTCCTTCCCTCGGAGTTGGGCCCTTATTGCCGTTTCGGAACCTGGCTTGGATGTTCACGAAGTAACTAGAACTCTTGGGATTCGTCCGGATTTATCAGTGAATAAAGGAGTTCCTGCCATTTCTGGAAAATCAGTTACTTCTTCCTTATGGCAAATTCACTCTAAGAGAGACGCCAGTTCTCCTTTAGAAGATCATATCCAAGAGCTGCTGGAGAAAATCGCTCCTCGTCGCAAAGAATTTCAAAGTTTTTGCGAAAAACATAATGTCGTACTTTATTGTTCTGTTGAATTCAATAATGGTAATTTAGAAGAAACCGCTCTAAGTTCTCGGACTCTCCTGCTCCTAGGAAATCTTGGGTTGAAATTGTCTTTTCACGCGTGGAATATTCCTGAAAGAAGGAGAAGGTCAGAGGATTAGAATCAATTCTTCTAGAGAGAAAGTTTTGATGTATTTTCGGATCGGCGGTCTTGGCTTGGAAAGAATTAATACTCGATTCTTTTCTCGCAGATCTAAGGCATATTTGATCAATTTTTCTATTACTGGAAATGGTAAAGTCTCGAATTTTGATATTTCTAACTTTACATGCCGATTTGTTTCATAAAAGGCCATTGCTAAAACTGAGTTTAATTCGTTCAATACTTGATCGTTTACTTCTGAAAGAAGGGGCTCAATCTCTACTGCTTTTGGTTTTTTTCTTATTTCGAAGTGATTGTATTTTCGGATATACTCCACAGTAATTTCCCTTTCTAAAGGATTAATTCGCCATTATGAGCGATTTCATATTCGAAGATGAAGCTGAACAACTTAGAAATATTGTCATTTCGATCCAGATTTTTGAATGCTACGAGAACTTTTTTTCACGAAAAAGGATTCCTCGAGGTTGATACGCCATCTTTGAAAAGAATCCCGGGGATGGAGCCATATTTGGATCCATTTATTGTAGGATCTCCTTCGGGGGAAGAAAAGGGATATCTGATTACTTCCCCGGAGTATTCTCTCAAACAAGCTTTATCTTTAGGTGCGGATAAGGTATACGAGATAGCGCATACGTTTCGTTCCGGAGAAAATGGGAGTTCCTACCATACCGCCGAATTTCTGATGCTGGAATTTTATCAAACAGATACTGATTTACACCAGGCAATGGATCTGTTAGAGGAATTGATTCGATCGGTTACTAATAAGCTAAGTCTTCCTCTTCCGGAAAAACCATTCCAAAGAAAGTCAGTGAAGGAACTCCTCTCCAATCTCGCCGGCATAGATTGGGATAGGAGCTCGTTAGAGCGAAAGATAACAGAATTGTCTTTAACGAATCTTCCTCTTGAATCTATGGAATATGAAGACTGCTTTTTTTTAATATTCTTAAACTTATTAGAGCCGTGCTTCACTTCGGAATTTCAATTCATCTATGATTATCCTCCTGAAATGGCTGCTCTTTCTCGAATTGAAAAAGGAGCTGCAAAAAGGTTCGAATTATATTTCGGAAATATAGAATTATCTAACGCATTCTATGAACTTTTGGACCCGATAGAACAGAGGGCTCGTTTTGAAAAAGAACAAGAACTACGAAGAAAGTTAGGCAAGGAAGTATTTCCTGTTCACGAGGAGTTCCTTCAAGCATTAGAGAGAGGCATCCCGGAATGTTCCGGAGTTTCCATCGGGTTGGATCGACTTCTAATGGTTCTTTTGGGAAGGAACTCCCTCTCAGAAGTTAGCCCATATTGGCGAGAAATTTGAAAACGGCAGATTTTATTCTCCTCTGACTTCATTTAGAATTAAGAAAGCGTCATGGATGGTTCGATAATGAATATAGGCCTCGCAAAACTTTTGTTGCACGGATCATCTATCAATTTAACTTAAGATTTGATTTACCCCGAAAAGGGTTTTTCGAATGAAAAGATCCATGGCCTTTACTGCGGACGGAGAATATGACTAAGAAGCAGAATTATTACGTCACTATAAAAGGCAAAAAATATGACCGAGGCCTAATCGAATTAGCGGAGAAGGCTACTTCAGGTAAAAAAGATGGCCGTATTTCAATCGCGGATGCAAAGAAACTTCTCAACGCCGTAAAGGATAATAATACTTATACTGACATCGAAAAGAAAACGATGGAATATGTCCGTGAGAATTTCCAATTTACCGCAAAAGCGGACGAATGGTTTCGCACTGAAATTCGTAAATGGGCCGCTGAAAAATCTTCTCATACTCAAACCAAATCTTCTCCACAAGAGGAATACACTTCTCACGATGAAGCGATCAGTCTTATGAGTTCTCAACATTCTGAACCTTATAGAGGATATATTCCGACTCCTTCTGCAGGTCAGGCCAAAAAACAAAATAGTATCCCTGTTCTAGTTCTTTCTCTCATTATTCTTGGAGGTTTTGGAATTGGTATCTATTATGCATTCCGTAGCAATGGGAAGAAGTCCGTTAGTCATACTGAAGAAGTGAAAGAAAGCAAACCAAAGCAAGTGACGGAAGAGAAGAAGGAACCTTCCTCTTCAGAAAAGGAAGGTATTTTCGGCTTCTTCTCTCAGAAACACGAACCTACGAATTTTTCAGGAAAAGATGGGGAGCTTGCTTATAAAATCCAATCTTCTCCGATCCTTTTCGATAAGAATGATATTAAAATTCCTCAATCCCAAAGAAGGATCCTGGATTCTCTTACCTTCCTTCTCAAAAAACATTCAGATACTAAGGTAGTTCTGATTGGACATGCTTCTTCCGAAGGAACCGAAGAGGTGAACCTGAAAGTTTCCCAACTTAGGGCCGAGATGGTTAGAGATTATTTATTGGGGAATGGTTTGGAAACTTCTCGTTTCATTTTAGAAGCGAAAGGTTCTCAAGTAGTTTCTTCTCCCGAGGGAAAGGGACAAAGTTCGGAAAAAAACAGACGCGTGGATATCCAGATCGTCAAGTAAGGAGGGAGTTTATCTCCCTTTTCTCCTCTCTTCTAATTTCTGGTAGGAACTCCAGACTCTTCTTCACATTCTTTCGTCTAATCCAGTAGTAAACGGATATTCCGTATTCTTAAAATTGTCCTTTTGGCGGAAAAATCCTATACAAGCACCCCGACCCTAAGAGACGATGAAACCATCATCGGAGATGACAATGGCATTTGATATAGATATGATTCGTGCCCGGTATGAAAAACTCGGGAACCTGGTTAAAAAAGCCAGAGAAGTGGTCGGTAGACCTCTTACTCTGACCGAAAAAATTCTTTATTCTCACCTTTGGGAAGGAACACCTTCCTCCAATTTCGAAAGAGGAAAATCTTACGTTGATTTTGCTCCGGACCGCGTTGCAATGCAGGACGCAACGGCACAGATGGCCTTATTACAATTTATGTCCGCAGGTAGAAGTAAGGTAGCAGTTCCTTCCACTGTCCACTGCGACCACTTGATCACTGCAAAAACTGGTTCCTCAACAGATTTAGCAACTGCTTCTACTGAAAACAAAGAAGTTTATGATTTTCTTTCTTCCGTTTCCAACAAGTACGGGATCGGGTTCTGGAAACCAGGTGCCGGAATTATTCACCAAGTAGTATTAGAAAATTATGCATTTCCAGGTGGAATGATGATTGGAACCGACTCTCACACTGTAAATGCAGGTGGTTTGGGAATGGTTGCGATCGGAGTCGGTGGAGCAGACGCTTGTGATGTGATGGCCGGACTTCCTTGGGAACTCAAATGGCCTAAACTAATTGGAGTGAAATTAACCGGAAAACTAAACGGTTGGACTTCTGCAAAAGACGTTATCTTAAAAGTAGCAGGAATTCTTACCGTAAAAGGTGGAACAGGTGCTATCGTAGAATACTTCGGTGAAGGATCTACTTCACTTTCCTGTACTGGAAAGGGAACTATCGCCAATATGGGAGCTGAAATCGGGGCAACTACTTCCACATTCGCTTATGACGAGTCCATGGAAAGATATCTTCGCTCTACAAATAGAGCAGATATCGCTGATTTGGCGAATGGGGTGAAGGAACACCTCTCAGCAGACCCAGAAGTATACGCGAACCCTGACAAATTTTTCGACCAAGTCATCGAGATCAATCTTTCAGAGTTGGAACCACACTTGAATGGACCTTTCACTCCTGACTTAGCTACTCCTATTTCTAAAATGAAAGAAGAAGCTAAGAAGAATGGGTGGCCTACAAAAGTAGAAGTGGGTCTGATCGGTTCCTGCACAAACTCTTCTTACGAGGATATTGCTCGCGCAGCTTCTCTTGCAAACCAAGCAGCAGAAAAATCCTTAAAGCCTAAGGCTGAGTTTACGATCACTCCTGGTTCTGAGTTAGTTCGTTTTACGATAGAAAGAGACGGATTCATTAAAGTTTTCGAAAAGATCGGAGCTAAGGTTTTCGCGAATGCATGCGGTCCTTGTATCGGGATGTGGTCCAGGGTTGGAGCGGATAAGAAAGAGAAGAACACAATTGTTCACTCATTCAACCGTAACTTTCAGTCAAGAAACGACGGGAACCCGAACACTTTTGCATTTGTAGGTTCTCCGGAACTTGTGACTGCTTTGGCGATTGCGGGAGATCTTACTTTTGATCCGAATAATGATACTCTTACGAATGAAAAAGGGGAGAAGGTCAAACTAGATCCTCCAAATGGAGACGAACTTCCTAAAAAAGGTTTCGATGTCGAAGATGCTGGTTACCAAGCTCCAGCAGCTGATGGATCTGGCGTGCAAGTGGTTGTGGATCCTAAGTCCAATCGTTTGCAATTACTTGCTCCTTTCATTAAATGGGAAGGCACTGATATAAAAGGATTGAACCTTCTTATCAAAGTAAAAGGCAAATGTACAACTGACCATATCTCTATGGCGGGTCCTTGGTTGAAATTTAGAGGACATTTGGATAATATTTCCAATAACCTTCTGATCGGAGCTACGAACATCTTCAATGAGAAGATCAATAGCGTGAAGAACCAATTAGATGGATCTTACGACGAAGTTCCTAAAGTCCAACGCCAATACAAAGCCCAAGGGATTGGTTCGATAGTAGTCGGAGACGAAAACTACGGAGAAGGTTCTTCCAGAGAGCATGCAGCTATGGAACCTAGATTCTTAGGAGTAAGAGCAGTTCTTGTAAAATCGTTTGCTCGTATCCATGAAACAAACCTGAAAAAGCAAGGGATGCTTGCTTTGACATTTGCGGATAAGGCGGATTACGACAAGATTAAAGAAGACGATAAAATTGATATTATCGGACTTACTGGTTTTAAGGAAGGAACTCCTCTCACTTTAGCTTTAAATCATAAAGATGGAAGTAAGGACGAATTTCAAGTAAACCATACTTACAATGCTCAGCAGATTGAATGGTTTAAGGCGGGAAGCGCTTTGAATTTGATCGGCGGCAAAAAGTAAAAATTTTCTGAAGGAAGCCGAGGCCTCAATGATGGTCTCGGCTTTTTATTTAGAGTCTGGCTTTAGACCCTTCTGCAAAATCCTCACCATTTCTTTAATAGTAGCTTTGATTTCCGATTCTGGAATTTTATAAACTACTTGAGCCATAAACCCTAACGCAAAAGTTAAAGAAGAAATTCCGAATGCAACTGACTTCAAATCTGCCTTTGGATCGATTTCTCCTCCCTTCTTAAATTTCTCCAATTCATGGATCATTTCAGGAAGAGCTTTGGTATAAATTTTAGTTTGGATAATTCTACTAACGTCTGGATCTAAGATGATCCTGCTGACTGCAACTTTCATGAAGTCTGAATAATGTTTGAAATCGGAACATCTTTCCGTAATGGACTCGACCAAAGCCTCATCCAAATGAAGTTGTTTGGTCTCTTCTTCTTTTTTTCCGGCATCTGAATCGCCTAGATCATCGGTGCGAGTTAGAATTGCTTCTAAGAGTCCCTTCTTCCCGCCGAAATAACGCATGATTAGAGCTTCGTTAGCACCTGCAGATTTAGCGATATCCTTAGTAGTCGCTGCGTCATATCCTTTTTTGGCAAAAACTTGTATGCCCGCCTTCATTAAAGCGGTCTCAGTTGCCTTTCGGTCTCTTTTTTTAGGGCCTTTACTAGAACCATGAGCACCTGCTTTGGATACCTTAGTTTTTTTGACCTTCTTCTTAGGGGTTCGAACCATCTAACTGCCTATATGGGATGTATCCCGACCTTCGACTAATCAGCCAAGCGCATTTTTACTTTTTAGATCACTTTACTCTTGCCTGTTACATTTATTTTTACAATATGGTGATAAGTAAGTGAATGATTACATGTGGATTTATTGATCTTCCAGATCGAGATTCCGCAAAAAAGGGAACTTTCTTCAAATTTATGGTTTGGAATTCGTTTTTTAAAAAAAGCTTAAATAGAGATAAAATATTCGTTTCTCTGCTCATTTTGTTAAACGTATTCCTGCTTCTTCCCGGATCTGGAGGAAATGCCATCTTAACCCAAGGGGATGAAGCGATGCATATCGCTACAATCCGAGAAAGTTTGACCTCTTCTTCCTATCTTTTTCCTAAATTTGAAGGCGTTTTAAATCTCTACAAGCCACCTGCTCTGTTTTGGCTCGGAATTTTTTCGGATAGTCTTTTTGGTGTCAGCTTTTTTGCAGAAAGGTTTCCTTCCTTCTTACTTTTTTTCGGATCTTCTGTTCTAATTTACCTAGGGATTAGAAGGGCAGGTGGAAGTTCTAAACTAGCGTTCACAATTTCTGCTGCTTATACTTTGACCTTGGGAGTGTTCAAATTTTCCCGTTTGGTGATGATGGAGTCTTTATTGACCTTCTTCATTATCTTAGTCTCTGTAACAATTTTAGAATTCAGACTTTCTAAAAATAGGATCTGGTTATTTGTCGGAGGCCTCTTCTCTGGAATCGCAATTCTAATCAAAGGTCCTGTATTCCAAGTATATAGCGGGATCATCTTAGGGTCTTATTCAGTGATTGGAATTTTTCTTCTTCACTCAAATGGGGGATGGTCAGGCAAAAAAAGAATTTGGAAGGAACTCCTCTCGCATATCATCTTCCTTTCTTCTTCTTTGATCGTTCCAATAATTTGGATACTAGTCCTTCTTTCTTATTCAGAACTGGGAAAAGAGTTTCTAACGATCTTCTTTTTCACTGAGAACCTAGGTAAATTTTCTTCAGCCACTGCAAATCAGTCTGAATGGATCATACCACTTGGGTTTTTGCTCTATAGTTTTCCTTTCAGCGTGGCGGTTTTCTCAGGATTTTATTCTAAATTATTCCAAAGGCCAAAATCGCAGAGAGAAGTGGTCGGGAGTTCCTACCTTTGGGCAATCATTGCGATTTGTTTGGTCCATTTGGCGCCGAACCGTAAGGATTTTTACTACCTTCTTCCTTTGATCCCATTGGCTTTCTTGGGAATTGGATTATTCTTCATTCGAAAAAAAGAATATCAATTCTCTAAGCTCCTTTCTCTGAATTATCTCTTCTGTTTTGGGATCAGTGCATTGGTTTTGGCAGCAATGTGGGGTTTTGAAATTCTTTTGGGCCAAAATATCAGGGCGGAATTGGTATTCACAGCATTCTTAATTTTGATTTTTATTTGGGGAAGAAGGATCCGAGTGCAAAGGTTAGGAGTTCCTTCCACTGTTACATTGAATCTTGTACTTGCTGCAGGTTTACTCTCTTATATCCAATTTTCTATTCTTCCCAGAGTAAACTTAAGTGAGGTTCCTGAGAATGGACCATTCACTAATGCAAAACAGATCTGTATCATTTCTGAAAATCCTTGGACCGCACTTACTTTTAGGAACGCACTTCCTGGTGCAGAGATCATTCACTCTGTTCCTGGTGCGGACCGAAATTGTGTGGATGGAATTAGACATCTGGTCTTCTTCCAAGAACAGGTCCCTATTCCGTCGGGATACAAACTTCTACAGACACAAACTGTTTGGAAAAGAGACGTTACCCTGAAGGAACTCCTGAGCCCCACTCAGGGAAAAGAATACGTATATTTTTATGAGCCTTCTCGGAATAAGAATTCCGAATTGGAGAGTCGATGAGCCAAATCCCTTTCAGAAAAATTTTCCCTTATCTTCCCATTTTCGTTTTGGGTCTGGCCGTGGGCACATTTATCGCCTTCAAATATTCCAGAGGAACTGTGGTTCAGTCCGGAATGGAATGGGAAGGAAAAGAGATTTGCCTGGATTATTGTGATAATCTTGCGAAATGTATGCAGAAAGAATACCCCCAAACTTCTGAAGACCAATTGTATAAGGTGGAAAATTCCTGCTTAAGAGGTTGCAGAAAACATTTCGATAAGATGCAGGTATGCCTTGTGCCGGAGAAAATGGCGAGTTGTTCTGAATTGACTTCTTGTTTGTTTGGAGAATTAAAAAAGTATTATTAAAACTTTCTTAATATTCCCCCTTCCAAAAACGATTTACCTTTTTTACGTAATCTTTCGTTTCTTTGTAAGGCGGGATCCCATCGTATTTTTGGACTGCACCTGGTCCAGCGTTGTAAGCCGCAATCGCCATATCAGAATTTCCAAACTTCTTCATCATATCCGCGAGAAACTTAGTCCCACCTGCGATATTTTCTTCCGGATCAAATGGATTCTCCACTCCTAAAATATCCGCAGTCCCAGGCATGAGCTGCATTAAACCGATCGCACCTTTAGAAGAAACTGCATTTGGTTTAAAATTGGATTCTGCCTTGATCACTGATTTCACCAGATTCGGATCCAGATGATTTTTATTAGATTCTCTTTCTATAATACTGCTTAGATCTTTTGGAGTAGGGTCATTCT contains the following coding sequences:
- the epmA gene encoding EF-P lysine aminoacylase EpmA, encoding MKLNNLEILSFRSRFLNATRTFFHEKGFLEVDTPSLKRIPGMEPYLDPFIVGSPSGEEKGYLITSPEYSLKQALSLGADKVYEIAHTFRSGENGSSYHTAEFLMLEFYQTDTDLHQAMDLLEELIRSVTNKLSLPLPEKPFQRKSVKELLSNLAGIDWDRSSLERKITELSLTNLPLESMEYEDCFFLIFLNLLEPCFTSEFQFIYDYPPEMAALSRIEKGAAKRFELYFGNIELSNAFYELLDPIEQRARFEKEQELRRKLGKEVFPVHEEFLQALERGIPECSGVSIGLDRLLMVLLGRNSLSEVSPYWREI
- a CDS encoding response regulator transcription factor; translated protein: MKNILVIEDDPDIGNLIRKSLDSAHYRTTIQTSGEEGLKYYKANHPDLLILDLSLPDIDGMDVCRTVRRSDENTPIFIVTARNEEIDRIMGLELGADDYITKPFSVRELKTRVDVFFRRWDKKAGIKPNIGSGGEIIRGSLKIDPVRRRVTLKDQVINISRKEFDILQLMATSPGKVFSREMILEAVWGMEWDGFERMIDSHIKRIRSKLEKNSAQPEWIETIWGIGYRFTDNYEGIVIVD
- a CDS encoding TetR/AcrR family transcriptional regulator: MVRTPKKKVKKTKVSKAGAHGSSKGPKKRDRKATETALMKAGIQVFAKKGYDAATTKDIAKSAGANEALIMRYFGGKKGLLEAILTRTDDLGDSDAGKKEEETKQLHLDEALVESITERCSDFKHYSDFMKVAVSRIILDPDVSRIIQTKIYTKALPEMIHELEKFKKGGEIDPKADLKSVAFGISSLTFALGFMAQVVYKIPESEIKATIKEMVRILQKGLKPDSK
- a CDS encoding STAS domain protein, encoding MEYIRKYNHFEIRKKPKAVEIEPLLSEVNDQVLNELNSVLAMAFYETNRHVKLEISKFETLPFPVIEKLIKYALDLREKNRVLILSKPRPPIRKYIKTFSLEELILIL
- a CDS encoding DUF4279 domain-containing protein; amino-acid sequence: MKYSNPSFPRSWALIAVSEPGLDVHEVTRTLGIRPDLSVNKGVPAISGKSVTSSLWQIHSKRDASSPLEDHIQELLEKIAPRRKEFQSFCEKHNVVLYCSVEFNNGNLEETALSSRTLLLLGNLGLKLSFHAWNIPERRRRSED
- a CDS encoding DUF1564 family protein, producing METLKPTFHRSFSQNISLENIITKKRKVSTLLIPPHLAKYVRKQGINYLLRKALSSQRRSFHSNKRINSVSIYTKYQNTLGGSKEKKYIKFNFRPKAEDWTQLRSLAISHGVSMCYLFVMLLEEYKSKGFSKVEKIIWQVKAAIHANFDSKVFFRELWIFEYQLGKSNFRIRGKDPHGPKIA
- a CDS encoding aconitate hydratase, coding for MAFDIDMIRARYEKLGNLVKKAREVVGRPLTLTEKILYSHLWEGTPSSNFERGKSYVDFAPDRVAMQDATAQMALLQFMSAGRSKVAVPSTVHCDHLITAKTGSSTDLATASTENKEVYDFLSSVSNKYGIGFWKPGAGIIHQVVLENYAFPGGMMIGTDSHTVNAGGLGMVAIGVGGADACDVMAGLPWELKWPKLIGVKLTGKLNGWTSAKDVILKVAGILTVKGGTGAIVEYFGEGSTSLSCTGKGTIANMGAEIGATTSTFAYDESMERYLRSTNRADIADLANGVKEHLSADPEVYANPDKFFDQVIEINLSELEPHLNGPFTPDLATPISKMKEEAKKNGWPTKVEVGLIGSCTNSSYEDIARAASLANQAAEKSLKPKAEFTITPGSELVRFTIERDGFIKVFEKIGAKVFANACGPCIGMWSRVGADKKEKNTIVHSFNRNFQSRNDGNPNTFAFVGSPELVTALAIAGDLTFDPNNDTLTNEKGEKVKLDPPNGDELPKKGFDVEDAGYQAPAADGSGVQVVVDPKSNRLQLLAPFIKWEGTDIKGLNLLIKVKGKCTTDHISMAGPWLKFRGHLDNISNNLLIGATNIFNEKINSVKNQLDGSYDEVPKVQRQYKAQGIGSIVVGDENYGEGSSREHAAMEPRFLGVRAVLVKSFARIHETNLKKQGMLALTFADKADYDKIKEDDKIDIIGLTGFKEGTPLTLALNHKDGSKDEFQVNHTYNAQQIEWFKAGSALNLIGGKK
- a CDS encoding ArnT family glycosyltransferase, producing MVWNSFFKKSLNRDKIFVSLLILLNVFLLLPGSGGNAILTQGDEAMHIATIRESLTSSSYLFPKFEGVLNLYKPPALFWLGIFSDSLFGVSFFAERFPSFLLFFGSSVLIYLGIRRAGGSSKLAFTISAAYTLTLGVFKFSRLVMMESLLTFFIILVSVTILEFRLSKNRIWLFVGGLFSGIAILIKGPVFQVYSGIILGSYSVIGIFLLHSNGGWSGKKRIWKELLSHIIFLSSSLIVPIIWILVLLSYSELGKEFLTIFFFTENLGKFSSATANQSEWIIPLGFLLYSFPFSVAVFSGFYSKLFQRPKSQREVVGSSYLWAIIAICLVHLAPNRKDFYYLLPLIPLAFLGIGLFFIRKKEYQFSKLLSLNYLFCFGISALVLAAMWGFEILLGQNIRAELVFTAFLILIFIWGRRIRVQRLGVPSTVTLNLVLAAGLLSYIQFSILPRVNLSEVPENGPFTNAKQICIISENPWTALTFRNALPGAEIIHSVPGADRNCVDGIRHLVFFQEQVPIPSGYKLLQTQTVWKRDVTLKELLSPTQGKEYVYFYEPSRNKNSELESR
- a CDS encoding Cys-rich protein, whose protein sequence is MSQIPFRKIFPYLPIFVLGLAVGTFIAFKYSRGTVVQSGMEWEGKEICLDYCDNLAKCMQKEYPQTSEDQLYKVENSCLRGCRKHFDKMQVCLVPEKMASCSELTSCLFGELKKYY
- a CDS encoding OmpA family protein; translated protein: MTKKQNYYVTIKGKKYDRGLIELAEKATSGKKDGRISIADAKKLLNAVKDNNTYTDIEKKTMEYVRENFQFTAKADEWFRTEIRKWAAEKSSHTQTKSSPQEEYTSHDEAISLMSSQHSEPYRGYIPTPSAGQAKKQNSIPVLVLSLIILGGFGIGIYYAFRSNGKKSVSHTEEVKESKPKQVTEEKKEPSSSEKEGIFGFFSQKHEPTNFSGKDGELAYKIQSSPILFDKNDIKIPQSQRRILDSLTFLLKKHSDTKVVLIGHASSEGTEEVNLKVSQLRAEMVRDYLLGNGLETSRFILEAKGSQVVSSPEGKGQSSEKNRRVDIQIVK
- a CDS encoding lytic transglycosylase domain-containing protein, whose product is MKLDDLDSYRRIVSRMEEIQGITERFQPKPPAPEGDPTPKKIESEFSQELDSKMKGIFSQENDPTPKDLSSIIERESNKNHLDPNLVKSVIKAESNFKPNAVSSKGAIGLMQLMPGTADILGVENPFDPEENIAGGTKFLADMMKKFGNSDMAIAAYNAGPGAVQKYDGIPPYKETKDYVKKVNRFWKGEY